In a single window of the Raphanus sativus cultivar WK10039 chromosome 9, ASM80110v3, whole genome shotgun sequence genome:
- the LOC108827892 gene encoding uncharacterized protein LOC108827892, producing the protein MSSQLVSSVLSGIYRTPNRHETHSLLRSILFTHGNKPAGTDRRPILHSSYGYRNRYRAGASADVSETPSSSSLLDDELVSSISAVGDADEALEVIGDRLGPNRGGVVGIEDCRSIISAAVSRGNVELALSIFYAMRGSFDLGGSEVDRWRWSRPDVEVYTMLVNGLAASLRVSDSLKIIGDICRVGISPAEEVPFGKVVRCPTCLIAIAVAQPQHGVQIVSCAKCRYQYELFSGDITSIESEELGKDIPLWEKGLRLIQINKNKITSSVHSIVVQTPSGTARTHRFATETAELPAQEGERVTIASAAPSDVYRQVGPFKFTPKSPNLYPGEPMSLTKHKDGRESPLLRPPSKEGDKSFQPSFLIPLLAVLATGDAASGIIDPSLPQLLSVAAVTSLAVGATLNSFVLPQLNQLPERTVDVVGIKQQLLSQYDVLQRRIGDLKEATEKEVWMLARMCQLENKILAVGEPAYRTRRARVKKVRESLENSIKGRIELIDSYARISSMIEIEVEMDSDVLAAEAVNNTENIAQQIEQIMELENLEEKWKLQAEANDEAERLLSSQP; encoded by the exons ATGAGCAGTCAGTTAGTTTCTTCCGTATTATCCGGAATATATCGCACACCTAACCGTCACGAGACTCATTCTCTCCTTCGCTCTATTCTCTTCACTCACGGGAACAAACCGGCCGGTACTGATCGACGACCGATTCTGCATTCGTCCTATGGATATCGAAACAGATACAGAGCTGGCGCCTCGGCGGATGTTTCGGAAACGCCTTCCTCGTCGTCACTTCTCGACGACGAGCTTGTGAGCAGTATATCCGCCGTTGGAGATGCGGACGAAGCGCTCGAGGTGATCGGTGATCGGCTCGGACCAAATCGCGGCGGAGTAGTTGGAATCGAAGATTGCCGCTCGATAATATCCGCTGCTGTGAGCCGCGGCAATGTGGAGCTTGCGTTGTCTATTTTCTACGCCATGCGAGGGAGTTTCGATTTAG GTGGGAGTGAAGTTGATCGATGGAGATGGTCAAGGCCTGATGTAGAGGTCTACACGATGTTGGTCAATGGTCTTGCTGCTTCCTTGAGGGTTTCTGATTCTCTAAAGATCATCGGAGATATTTGCCGTGTTGGAATCTCCCCTGCTGAGGAG GTTCCCTTTGGTAAAGTGGTGAGGTGTCCAACCTGTTTGATTGCCATTGCTGTTGCACAACCCCAGCATGGAGTTCAG ATTGTCTCCTGTGCTAAATGCCGATACCAATACGAGCTTTTCTCTGGTGATATAACCAGCATAGAATCAGAAGAGCTCGG CAAAGACATTCCTCTGTGGGAAAAGGGGCTCAGACTCATCCAGATAAACAAGAACAAAATCACATCTTCTGTGCACTCCATTGTG GTACAAACTCCTTCAGGTACAGCTCGAACGCACAGGTTTGCCACTGAGACAGCCGAGCTCCCTGCGCAAGAAGGAGAAAGAGTGACAATTGCATCTGCTGCTCCATCAGATGTTTACAGACAAGTGGGACCTTTCAAGTTTACCCCCAAATCTCCAAACCTTTACCCTGGAGAACCCATGAGCCTCACAAAGCACAAGGACGGGCGAGAATCGCCTTTGCTAAGACCTCCCAGTAAAGAAGGAGATAAATCCTTTCAGCCCTCGTTTCTTATTCCTCTCCTTGCTGTTTTGGCTACCGGAGATGCTGCTTCTGGGATTATTGATCCCAGTTTGCCTCAGTTACTCTCAGTTGCTGCTGTTACGTCACTGGCAGTGGGAGCAACCCTTAATTCCTTTGTCCTTCCTCAGCTAAATCAG CTCCCTGAAAGGACAGTGGATGTGGTCGGTATCAAGCAGCAACTTTTATCTCAATATGATGTGCTCCAGCGTCGCATTGGAGATCTAAAAGAAGCAACTGAGAAAGAG GTGTGGATGTTGGCTCGAATGTGCCAGCtcgaaaacaaaatattagcCGTGGGAGAGCCAGCTTACCG TACGCGAAGAGCAAGAGTAAAGAAGGTACGAGAAAGTCTGGAAAACTCCATAAAGGGAAGGATTGAGCTGATCGATAGCTATGCTAGA ATATCATCAATGATTGAGATTGAGGTGGAAATGGACAGTGATGTTCTTGCAGCCGAGGCAGTGAACAATACT
- the LOC108825907 gene encoding uncharacterized protein LOC108825907 — translation MGNCMERWMQGEGEEGKIEVREKTKELFKLDGDDDEDGRQGGTKVKIVLTRHELDMFLLQMNRNHDGNLMMTKDVMVELEKRIIKPSSSLSSSMAWEPSLESIMECPEVQEMDR, via the coding sequence ATGGGGAACTGCATGGAGAGGTGGATgcaaggagaaggagaagaaggaaagATAGAGGTAAGAGAAAAGACAAAAGAGTTATTCAAacttgatggtgatgatgatgaagatggacGTCAAGGTGGAACGAAGGTGAAGATAGTACTTACAAGACATGAATTGGATATGTTTTTGCTTCAGATGAATAGGAATCATGATGGAAACTTGATGATGACAAAGGATGTTATGGTAGAGCTAGAGAAGAGGATCATAAAACCATCATCATCGTTATCATCATCGATGGCGTGGGAACCGTCTTTAGAGAGCATCATGGAGTGCCCTGAAGTCCaagagatggatagatga